The Candidatus Hydrogenedentota bacterium genome window below encodes:
- a CDS encoding polynucleotide kinase-phosphatase, with translation MTITIPELALVTLVGVSGSGKSTFARKHFRSTEVLSSDFCRGMVSDNENDQSVTKDAFDVLQYIASKRLALGRLTVIDATNVQPESRKPLVELARKYHCIPVAIVLDVPEKLCAARNRERADRQFGEHVVRQQCTSLRRSLRSLKREGFRHIYVLSSLEHIESAEIVRQPLWNNLRHERGPFDIVGDVHGCFDELVQLLSELGYRIERVDESSPSGFQVTPPDARKVVFLGDIVDRGPKIPEVLRLVMSMVKSGVALCVPGNHDIKLMRKLQGKDVQIKHGLAETLEQLEGESTEFRSTVCDFLDGLVSHYVLDGGNLVVAHAGMKESMQGRGSGAVRDFALFGETTGETDEFGLPVRYPWAQEYRGSAMVVYGHTPVPEVEWINRTINIDTGCVFGGKLTALRYPEREIFSVPALRQYADPVRPLAANVGDSGDKRPDDVLFLEDVMGKRVVSTQLRSNVTIREENAAAALEVMSRYAVDPRWLIYLPPTMSPSETSQRPGLLEYPVEAFSYFKNCGVSRVICEEKHMGSRVVVVLCRDSEVARKRFHVPDGSIGVCYTRTGRRFFNDVKMEAALLERVHAAMTRAGLWDELETDWICLDCELMPWSAKAQELLRRQYAPVASASRSALSHTIAELRGAASRGVEGMDSLLVWAELSASDCAAYSAAYRRYCWTVTSFHDLKLAPFHVMATEGCVHTSRDHVWHMDVAKRLHRADLDAHGNEHVIMDTRCLSVDVMDEESVSEGIAWWEELTEAGGEGMVIKPLEFIHSGHKGLTQPALKCRGREYLRIIYGPEYTREENLERLRARGLSGKRSLALREFALGVESLERFVRYEPLYRVHECAFGVLAMESEPVDPRL, from the coding sequence ATGACAATCACTATTCCTGAATTGGCGCTAGTTACTTTGGTGGGCGTATCCGGATCGGGTAAGTCGACGTTTGCGCGGAAGCACTTCCGCTCGACTGAAGTGCTGTCTTCCGATTTCTGCCGCGGGATGGTCTCAGACAATGAGAACGATCAATCCGTCACGAAGGACGCGTTTGATGTCCTGCAGTACATCGCGTCCAAACGACTGGCATTGGGCCGCCTCACTGTAATCGACGCGACAAACGTCCAACCGGAATCCCGCAAGCCTTTAGTGGAATTGGCCCGCAAGTATCATTGCATACCTGTGGCGATTGTCCTCGATGTGCCGGAAAAGCTCTGTGCGGCGCGTAACCGCGAACGAGCAGACCGGCAGTTTGGCGAACATGTTGTGAGGCAGCAATGCACGTCTTTGCGGCGTTCGTTGCGAAGTCTGAAGCGTGAAGGATTTCGCCACATCTATGTGTTGTCTTCGCTGGAACACATTGAATCGGCGGAAATCGTACGACAACCCTTGTGGAACAACCTTCGCCACGAGCGTGGCCCCTTCGACATAGTCGGCGACGTACACGGCTGCTTTGATGAATTGGTTCAATTGCTCAGTGAACTTGGCTATCGCATTGAAAGGGTCGACGAGTCTTCGCCGTCCGGGTTCCAGGTTACTCCGCCGGATGCAAGAAAAGTGGTTTTCCTAGGCGACATCGTCGACCGCGGACCGAAGATCCCCGAGGTGCTGCGTCTGGTCATGAGCATGGTGAAATCCGGCGTAGCGCTGTGCGTGCCGGGAAACCATGACATCAAGCTCATGCGCAAGCTCCAAGGCAAGGACGTGCAGATTAAGCACGGGTTGGCCGAGACTTTGGAACAGCTTGAAGGCGAAAGTACGGAGTTTCGGTCTACTGTGTGTGATTTCCTCGACGGTCTTGTGAGTCACTATGTCTTGGACGGGGGAAACCTGGTCGTGGCTCATGCAGGCATGAAGGAAAGCATGCAGGGGCGTGGGTCCGGCGCGGTGCGCGATTTTGCGTTGTTCGGTGAAACCACCGGAGAAACGGACGAGTTCGGTTTGCCGGTGCGCTATCCGTGGGCACAGGAATATCGCGGTAGTGCCATGGTCGTTTACGGACACACTCCTGTTCCCGAAGTGGAGTGGATCAACCGGACTATCAATATCGATACCGGATGTGTCTTTGGCGGAAAGCTGACAGCGCTTCGATATCCGGAGCGCGAAATCTTCTCTGTGCCCGCTCTTCGACAGTACGCTGACCCTGTGCGTCCCTTGGCTGCCAATGTGGGAGACTCGGGAGATAAGCGTCCGGATGACGTGCTATTTCTGGAAGATGTCATGGGCAAGCGTGTGGTGTCGACGCAATTGCGTTCGAACGTGACAATTCGCGAAGAGAATGCTGCCGCAGCTCTGGAGGTGATGAGCCGATACGCGGTTGATCCGCGGTGGCTGATCTATTTGCCGCCGACGATGTCTCCCTCGGAGACGAGTCAACGGCCTGGGTTATTGGAGTATCCCGTCGAAGCCTTCAGTTACTTCAAGAACTGTGGCGTGTCACGGGTCATCTGCGAAGAAAAGCACATGGGATCTCGGGTTGTTGTTGTCCTTTGCCGGGACTCGGAGGTCGCGCGCAAGCGATTCCACGTTCCGGATGGCAGCATCGGGGTGTGCTACACGCGTACCGGGAGGCGGTTCTTCAACGACGTTAAGATGGAAGCAGCTCTATTGGAGCGAGTTCATGCCGCCATGACGCGCGCAGGCCTCTGGGATGAACTGGAAACAGATTGGATCTGTCTGGACTGCGAGCTTATGCCATGGTCGGCCAAGGCGCAGGAACTGCTCCGACGACAGTACGCGCCCGTTGCCTCGGCCTCGCGAAGTGCACTTTCGCACACGATAGCCGAATTGCGGGGGGCTGCCAGTCGGGGTGTCGAGGGCATGGATTCGTTGCTTGTATGGGCGGAGTTGAGTGCGTCTGATTGCGCGGCATATTCGGCGGCCTACCGCCGTTACTGCTGGACGGTAACATCCTTCCACGACCTCAAGCTGGCGCCGTTTCATGTGATGGCGACGGAAGGTTGTGTGCACACATCTCGCGACCATGTTTGGCACATGGATGTAGCGAAGCGATTGCATCGAGCGGATTTGGATGCACACGGCAATGAACACGTGATTATGGACACTCGTTGCCTGAGCGTGGACGTGATGGATGAGGAAAGTGTTTCTGAAGGCATTGCGTGGTGGGAGGAACTTACCGAGGCTGGTGGCGAAGGCATGGTGATTAAGCCGCTGGAGTTTATTCACTCGGGCCACAAGGGACTTACACAACCTGCACTAAAGTGCCGCGGGCGCGAGTACCTGCGAATTATCTATGGGCCGGAGTATACGCGCGAGGAAAACTTGGAGAGGCTGAGGGCGAG